A stretch of Coccidioides posadasii str. Silveira chromosome 2, complete sequence DNA encodes these proteins:
- a CDS encoding uncharacterized protein (SECRETED:SignalP(1-17)~EggNog:ENOG410PGE1~COG:O~MEROPS:MER0000344) — translation MKLLKSSLLLLLPFVTANPIPSEDKDIIPGRYIVTLKDGITQEDIEYHKSWVASVHRSNLAAATAAGRPRLETEGIRKFFQIHKMNAYSGAFDDQTAEDIRRNPYVKSVTPDRKVYLADTVVQENAGYNLGHMSSKGRHSFTYRYDSTAGEGIWAYVLDTGINVDHIEFEGRADSGYNAIKNVSNTDNFGHGSFTAGIIAAKTYGVAKKATVISAKAFDTGSSTYDYIFDAYNWVVKNITDSGRQKKSVVNMSISSAKYQPFDDAVDNAFEAGITTVVAAGNDQRDASNNTPASAANAITVASIRFDNGRSLFSNYGSVVDIFAPGERIVSCWIGGNNATRKADGTSVSSPHVAGLVAYLMAIEDLPDPAAVTKRVLDLSIPDLVRDPGEGSPNRIAYNGIQEMNETVIA, via the exons ATGAAGTTGCTAAAATCGAGTCTGCTGCTTTTGCTTCCCTTCGTGACAGCAAACCCCATTCCATCGGAGGACAAAGATATCATTCCTGGGAGATACATTGTCACTCTGAAGGATGGTATCACCCAGGAGGATATTGAGTACCATAAATCCTGGGTCGCATCTGTGCATCGATCAAACCTTGCTGCAGCAACGGCTGCTGGCCGCCCCAGATTAGAAACTGAGGGCATTCGCAAATTTTTCCAGATCCATAAAATGAATGCTTACTCTGGAGCTTTTGACGACCAGACTGCCGAGGATATCAGACGCAACCCCTAT GTTAAATCCGTTACCCCTGACCGAAAGGTCTACCTTGCTGATACTGTTGTGCAAGAAAATGCAGGATACAACCTTGGACACATGTCAAGCAAAGGGAGACATTCATTCACCTATAGGTATGATAGCACGGCAGGAGAAGGGATTTGGGCATACGTTTTGGACACTGGTATCAATGTGGACCACATTGAATTTGAAGGACGGGCCGATTCAGGGTATAATGCTATTAAGAATGTCTCAAACACGGATAACTTTGGACATGGCTCGTTTACAGCCGGCATAATTGCCGCAAAGACATATGGGGTTGCCAAAAAGGCAACTGTGATTTCCGCAAAAGCATTCGACACTGGTTCA AGCACGTACGATTATATTTTTGATGCGTACAACTGGGTTGTCAAGAACATCACTGATTCCGGGCGGCAGAAAAAGTCCGTCGTTAACATGAGCATCA GCAGTGCGAAGTACCAGCCATTCGACGACGCCGTTGACAATGCCTTCGAGGCCGGTATTACAACCGTTGTTGCAGCAGGAAACGACCAA AGAGACGCCTCGAACAACACCCCTGCTAGTGCGGCCAATGCCATCACCGTAGCATCCATTCGTTTCGATAATGGTCGATCATTGTTCTCGAACTATGGCAGTGTTGTCGATATTTTTGCTCCTGGTGAAAGAATTGTGTCCTGCTGGATTGGCGGCAACAACGCAACCCGCAAGGCTGATGGAACCTCGGTGTCATCTCCCCATGTTGCCGGATTGGTTGCATATTTGATGGCCATCGAGGACCTTCCTGACCCTGCAGCAGTCACCAAGAGGGTTCTTGATCTCTCAATCCCTGATTTGGTTAGGGACCCAGGCGAAGGCAGCCCTAACCGAATCGCCTACAATGGTATTCAGGAAATGAATGAAACTGTTATTGCTTGA
- a CDS encoding uncharacterized protein (EggNog:ENOG410PG0F~COG:C~BUSCO:10470at33183): MEAEIKGHEDQGALRTVKDLSAGAAGGIAQVLLGQPFDIVKVRLQTTTQYSSALDCATKILSKEGPLAFYKGTLTPLIGIGACVSVQFGAFHEARRRIEDFNAKRGHPTALSYSQYYLAGAFAGVTNSVISGPIEHVRIRLQTQPHGADRLYSGPLDCIKKLSAHEGVLRGLYRGQAVTVYREAQAYGVWFLAFEYMMNWEAKRNQVKRDEISSVKVAGYGGIAGEALWLSSYPFDVVKSKMQSDGFGAQQKYKGMIDCFKKTYVAEGLGGFWKGIGPTLLRAMPVSAGTFAVVELTMRALG, from the exons ATGGAGGCCGAGATCAAAGGGCACGAGGATCAGGGAGCGTTGCGGACAGTCAAAGATCTGTCCGCGGGAGCTGCAGGAGGTATCGCGCAGGTGCTGCTTGGCCAGCCTTTCG ATATCGTCAAAGTCAGATTGCAGACCACAACGCAATACTCAAGCGCACTGGATTGTGCCACCAAGATTCTATCCAAGGAAGGCCCACTGGCCTTTTATAAAGGAACTTTAACTCCATTGATTGGTATTGGTGCTTGT GTTAGTGTCCAATTCGGAGCATTCCACGAAGCGCGCCGCCGCATTGAAGATTTCAACGCAAAACGAGGGCATCCCACAGCGCTTTCATACTCGCAATACTACCTCGCTGGAGCCTTCGCCGGTGTCACCAATTCCGTGATATCCGGACCCATCGAACATGTCCGTATCCGCCTTCAAACCCAACCTCACGGTGCAGACCGTCTTTACAGCGGTCCCTTGGATTGCATTAAAAAGCTCTCCGCTCATGAGGGTGTTCTTCGTGGTCTGTATAGAGGCCAGGCGGTCACGGTCTACAGAGAAGCACAAGCTTACGGCGTGTGGTTCCTTGCATTTGAATATATGATGAACTGGGAAGCCAAGCGTAACCAGGTCAAACGTGATGAAATCTCGAGTGTCAAGGTTGCGGGGTACGGCGGTATAGCTGGTGAAGCCCTGTGGCTCTCCAGCTACCCGTTCGATGTTGTGAAGAGTAAAATGCAGAGCGATGGATTTGGGGCCCAACAAAAGTACAAGGGCATGATTGACTGCTTCAAGAAGACATATGTTGCAGAAGGGCTGGGAGGATTTTGGAAAGGAATTGGCCCAACGTTGCTCAGGGCAATGCCCGTGTCTGCTGGTACCTTTGCCGT TGTCGAATTGACCATGAGAGCCCTTGGCTAA
- a CDS encoding uncharacterized protein (SECRETED:SignalP(1-18)~EggNog:ENOG410PY60): MPIVAPLIGGIFTLVGLGGEVIDTGAAGPPPRHIPRYVNPRATFDTENIPRVKIRRPEVGPCNVPKYNFEICRDQINKQPEKIVSSNPSEGVVRFEKVPPGCMNLATVLTSSCGDAVYPFPCGSDCLQYTGLTDNQMQQIFEALSKA, translated from the exons ATGCCTATTGTCGCCCCATTGATTGGGGGGATCTTCACCTTGGTGGGCCTTGGTGGTGAAGTCATAGATACTGGTGCTGCGGGGCCTCCACCGCGCCATATACCCAGATACGTCAACCCGCGTGCCACTTTCGACACGGAAAATATCCCACGGGTCAAGATTCGGCGTCCTGAAGTCGGCCCGTGCAATGTGCCCAAGTATAATTTTGAAATATGTCGCGATCAGATCAACAAGCAGCCGGAGAAGATCGTCAGTTCGAACCCTTCGGAGGGCG TGGTCCGCTTTGAGAAAGTCCCACCAGGTTGTATGAATCTTGCCACAGTCTTGACAAGCTCCTGTGGCGATGCAGTTTATCCTTTTCCGTGCGGATCGGATTGTTTGCAGTACACAGGACTGACAGACAACCAAATGCAACAAATTTTTGAGGCCCTTAGCAAGGCATAA
- a CDS encoding uncharacterized protein (EggNog:ENOG410PJGQ~COG:S~BUSCO:11311at33183): MADSLEERLRSHANAFDGLLSLIPAKYYYGEDTSDQWQRKKQTKEQARNAKRAKLDPDAAKSAKDVMDENARKRKREDGQLDTDDGELGSEKPLEGLNRGDYRQKKQKKGDSSTDGHLPESTNDSLQHEKEERLKQKQEKKAAKQEKKKQKVAEKTEKRKQRQRALEQSTKASMHPITSAEKPDATASSADDASNDEEVADEMAPVEGFSGEKESNSESTAPTSPAADSNPFDTSKPPSGTSSTSSVVPPTENDGANKNDEQKSNPKPLKPTSEELKQRLQKRLDELRAARHADGFNGKPAKNRQELIEARRQREEQRRAHKKEMRQKAKEEEQRLRDEAIAKRFSPKGSLLASPGSPADSITSIPNNFSFGRVVFADGQTADPSLSTLRNQKKQKGPQDTGTALKAAEAKQTRLAGLDEKKKAEIEEKDMWLNAKKRAHGEKVKDDVSLLKKALNRKEGTKKKSEKQWKERIEGVAKSREARQAKREENIRKRKEEKGNKGKKGKPKARPGFEGRFKTKVGGKKK, from the exons ATGGCAGATAGTTTAGAG GAGCGGCTCCGCAGCCATGCAAACGCCTTTGATGGATTGCTGTCGTTAATCCCAGCAAAATACTATTATGGAGAAGATACCAGT GATCAATGGCAACGAAAGAAACAGACAAAAGAACAAGCCCGAAATGCAAAACGAGCTAAATTAGATCCTGATGCAGCAAAGTCAGCGAAAGACGTTATGGATGAAAATGCCCGCAAGCGAAAACGCGAGGACGGACAGTTGGACACGGATGATGGGGAACTCGGCTCCGAGAAACCGCTTGAAGGGCTTAACCGCGGCGATTATCGtcagaagaagcagaaaaagggAGACAGCTCGACAGACGGACATCTCCCGGAGTCAACAAATGATAGTTTGCAACATGAAAAGGAGGAACGTTTAAAGCagaagcaagaaaaaaaagcagcaaaacaagaaaagaagaaacaaaaggtAGCCGAAAAGACAGAGAAACGAAAGCAAAGGCAGAGGGCCTTAGAGCAATCGACGAAAGCTTCGATGCACCCCATAACTTCTGCTGAAAAACCAGATGCAACAGCCTCCAGCGCCGATGACGCTAGTAATGACGAGGAGGTTGCGGATGAGATGGCCCCTGTTGAAGGCTTCTCTGGGGAAAAAGAGTCCAATTCTGAATCAACAGCACCCACGTCGCCTGCAGCCGATTCCAATCCTTTTGATACATCAAAACCGCCCTCGGGAACCTCGTCTACATCGTCCGTTGTCCCGCCTACGGAAAATGATGGCGCTAATAAGAATGATGAACAAAAATCTAACCCAAAACCTTTAAAACCCACCTCAGAAGAACTCAAACAACGTCTACAGAAACGTCTTGACGAGCTGCGCGCTGCCCGACATGCTGATGGATTCAATGGGAAACCCGCGAAAAACCGTCAAGAATTGATAGAAGCTAGAAGGCAACGTGAGGAACAGCGCCGTGCTCACAAGAAGGAGATGCGCCAGAAGGCTAAGGAGGAAGAGCAAAGACTTCGTGATGAAGCCATCGCCAAGCGCTTCTCTCCCAAGGGTTCGCTACTGGCATCTCCCGGCTCCCCCGCCGATTCCATCACATCGATACCAAACAATTTTTCGTTTGGCCGAGTTGTTTTTGCCGATGGACAAACAGCAGATCCAAGTTTGTCCACCCTTCGTAAtcagaaaaaacaaaaaggccCTCAAGACACCGGAACAGCGCTAAAGGCAGCTGAGGCCAAACAAACAAGACTTGCTGGCCTTGATGAAAAGAAGAAGGCGGAAATCGAAGAGAAAGACATGTGGCTTAACGCGAAGAAGAGGGCTCATGGCGAGAAAGTGAAAGACGATGTGTCTTTGCTGAAAAAGGCGCTAAACAGGAAAGAGGGcacgaagaagaagagcgagAAGCAATGGAAGGAGAGGATAGAAGGCGTAGCGAAAAGCAGAGAAGCGAGGCAGGccaagagagaagagaatatTCGAAAacgaaaagaagagaaagggaaCAAGGGGAAGAAAGGCAAGCCCAAAGCTAGGCCTGGCTTTGAAGGAAGGTTTAAAACGAAAGTTGGtgggaagaagaaatga
- a CDS encoding uncharacterized protein (EggNog:ENOG410PRJF), which produces MHGTITGDGRVTFHFSIEVSSGKKMRREKFEWRTMKKGDDDTKRSGFKLVRLFSNAREASSSNDNSNVGEEHPPSETFAVLEWIKGWSGFKQAFSLQLGNGQSDSLGERWTLMVVMTALRIWYLRVCGKANKAVVGIGEKIRSK; this is translated from the coding sequence ATGCATGGAACGATTACTGGCGACGGCCGAGTCACCTTTCATTTCTCTATCGAGGTTAGCTCTGGCAAGAAGATGAGGCGTGAGAAATTCGAGTGGAGGACGATGAAGAAGGGCGACGATGACACCAAGAGAAGTGGGTTCAAGCTTGTGCGGCTCTTTTCCAATGCGCGAGAGGCGTCCTCGAGTAATGATAACAGCAACGTCGGCGAAGAACATCCCCCATCTGAGACCTTTGCTGTGCTTGAGTGGATAAAAGGCTGGTCAGGCTTCAAACAGGCATTCTCCCTCCAGTTGGGCAATGGGCAGTCAGACTCCCTGGGAGAACGCTGGACGCTTATGGTTGTGATGACCGCGTTGAGGATCTGGTACCTGCGTGTGTGCGGCAAGGCAAACAAAGCTGTTGTTGGCATAGGCGAGAAAATCCGAAGCAAATAA
- a CDS encoding uncharacterized protein (EggNog:ENOG410PZ0G): MTNFFHQIYLSHANRVVTDYITRGRRHKISRAQIEMQILKEIEKSSLPSAYRVSWYALVLQSDTFDIYWLGQRDQHHLSKESIARLKPDESLIEECVFESPESSPACSDREMSNSPQAETTAEGVSSISSSSSNDDDGTIDNQPSSASNTPPIAQPESEERAEAYKATPAETLIPSIEGGPVHPHVSGKTISEIVVIPGTSRKTTPRPAQPARKARKKTATASTPKKQKAARMKAPSKKKPKVALKKPRVTLGTTTEESEKDQEPMNAEPNGVNPELQMGSRATSAGDRDQTKTQERVKKAWETRRRKAAEKAAEKAAAKAVALAQEEGTATCHNTVVQPAASPAAKAGKGRGRKKKAVRFNLPETNPDGEEKY, from the exons ATG ACGAACTTCTTCCACCAGATATACCTGAGCCATGCAAACCGCGTTGTTACTGATTATATCACCAGAGGAAGACGCCACAAGATTTCTCGGGCGCAGATTGAAatgcaaattctgaaagAAATCGAGAAATCTTCTCTTCCGTCAGCATATCGCGTTTCGTGGTACGCATTG GTATTGCAATCGGACACGTTTGATATTTACTGGCTGGGGCAGCGCGACCAGCACCATCTCAGCAAAGAGTCGATTGCGCGGTTGAAGCCGGATGAATCTCTTATTGAAGAATGCGTTTTCGAAAGCCCCGAAAGCTCTCCTGCCTGCTCGGATCGAGAGATGTCTAACAGCCCACAGGCGGAGACTACAGCTGAAGGAGTTAGTTCAATTTCCAGCTCAAGCTCTAACGATGATGACGGAACAATCGACAACCAGCCCTCCTCGGCATCCAATACACCACCGATAGCGCAGCCTGAATCTGAGGAACGAGCCGAAGCCTACAAAGCCACTCCGGCAGAAACACTAATTCCTAGCATTGAGGGTGGGCCTGTCCATCCCCATGTATCAGGAAAAACCATTTCAGAAATAGTTGTCATTCCTGGGACATCCAGGAAGACCACTCCGAGACCAGCGCAGCCCGCACGCAAGGCACGTAAAAAAACAGCTACTGCAAGCACCCCCAAGAAACAAAAGGCCGCTAGGATGAAAGCTCCGTCGAAGAAGAAACCTAAAGTGGCGCTTAAAAAGCCTAGAGTTACTCTAGGCACTACTACCGAAGAGTCTGAGAAAGACCAAGAGCCGATGAATGCAGAACCCAATGGCGTCAACCCAGAGCTCCAAATGGGGAGTCGAGCCACCTCTGCGGGCGACCGAGACCAGACAAAAACACAGGAGCGGGTTAAGAAAGCCTGGGAAACACGGCGACGTAAAGCAGCTGAAAAAGCAGCCGAAAAAGCCGCCGCAAAGGCGGTGGCTTTGGCCCAGGAGGAGGGGACAGCTACATGCCACAACACTGTCGTGCAGCCTGCCGCATCCCCAGCTGCAAAAGCCGGCAAAGGGCGAGgcagaaagaagaaagcagTGCGTTTCAACCTCCCCGAAACCAATCCTGACGGCGAAGAGAAATATTGA
- a CDS encoding uncharacterized protein (EggNog:ENOG410PJ0R~COG:J) translates to MRRSALKALPCNCCRLRSHARSAAWIPSSLYFRPQTRQFSSAVALLNGDNNGVASPAAAAATPASAVSPKPTSPKFGFGGGWGKPTFGSGSQLTVDEMNQRERVLAQRKLETARIPPKPAENWGKQTNQARVKQSTQTTPNANRFRIIWGGSKRERDSTLATTDSPPRTDGFGRERRPPEESKPATDSGRAYNGPGSNTGFVSFMPQRGTGDSIGVHKGPASGSSERTASKSSSVAEREARFRDNGSDTWGFTRFRKILPEPSDMPTPGETGPQVPRREAPPPSKQQDVAISSPHNQDLSSSAEKRQISEVETDIPSAVQIGAAEGASRAPRQQKKKDRWKSTKELEAKEQDFFATSRRFDYDLDEEFDVEDDDGAGRARRRRKERKKEKEAQRRAQKDNNTPTPIYLPEFISVANLANALSVRPSTFLESLQELGFEEATFDHVLDAETAGLIAAEYNYEPIFETNDNDLVAQPIPEDTSHWPSRPPVVTIMGHVDHGKTTILDWLRKSSVAASEHGGITQHIGAFSVMMPSGKQITFLDTPGHAAFLEMRKRGADVTDIVILVVAADDSVKPQTIEAIKHAKQANVPMIVAINKVDKDNVNIERVKQDLARHNVSVEDYGGDVQAVCVSGKTGQGMLELEEAAVTLSEMLDLRADHENNVEGWVIEATTKPGGRVATVLVRRGTLRPGDVIVAGTAWARIRTLKNEAGVEVKDAPPGTPVEVDGWREQPLAGNEVLQATSEQIAKDVVQLRLEKEENKQLSGDMEAINEARRERRQRAAGASQEESNDELAEGSDDSATSGSKGIPFIIKSDVSGSAEAIVNSVSAIGNNEVYANVLRSTVGQVSEFDIEHAAAANAHIISFNQIVDPQQSRLAESKGVKILDHRVIYELIDDVKAKLSEHLPPNLVQRVSGEAEIGQIFEITLKGRLKTSIAGCKVKNGVITRAHKVRVFRGKNKDVVYDGTISSLKNVKKDVTEMRKGTECGMAFENWTEFQVGDQVQTYDEIREKRHL, encoded by the exons ATGCGGAGGTCTGCTTTGAAG GCGCTACCATGCAATTGTTGCCGTCTTCGATCCCATGCCCGCTCAGCTGCGTGGATCCCAAGCAGTCTGTACTTCCGACCACAAACTAGACAGTTTAGCTCCGCTGTCGCTCTTTTAAATGGAGACAATAATGGCGTGGCCAGTCCCGCAGCCGCTGCTGCAACGCCGGCGAGCGCAGTGTCACCGAAACCCACGAGTCCCAAATTTGGCTTCGGGGGTGGATGGGGGAAACCTACCTTTGGGTCTGGAAGCCAGCTCACGGTTGATGAGATGAATCAAAGAGAGCGAGTCCTTGCTCAGCGCAAGCTGGAAACTGCGCGCATTCCTCCCAAACCTGCCGAGAACTGGGGTAAACAGACGAACCAAGCACGTGTCAAGCAATCTACCCAAACAACGCCCAATGCCAACCGTTTTAGAATTATATGGGGAGGCTCTAAACGTGAACGTGATTCAACTTTGGCAACTACGGATAGCCCACCGCGAACGGACGGTTTTGGGCGCGAAAGGAGACCTCCAGAAGAGTCCAAGCCTGCGACTGATTCCGGCCGTGCTTATAACGGACCTGGCTCTAATACGGGATTCGTATCGTTTATGCCTCAGCGGGGCACAGGAGACTCTATTGGCGTCCATAAGGGCCCTGCATCGGGATCGTCCGAGCGAACCGCATCGAAATCGAGCTCTGTTGCTGAACGTGAAGCGAGATTTCGGGACAACGGAAGTGATACATGGGGATTTACTAGGTTTCGAAAGATTCTCCCCGAACCTTCGGATATGCCCACCCCTGGGGAGACGGGACCACAGGTGCCACGTCGTGAAGCGCCTCCGCCCTCTAAGCAGCAAGACGTAGCCATCTCGTCGCCACACAATCAAGATTTGAGTTCCTCTGCAGAAAAACGCCAGATATCAGAGGTTGAAACCGATATACCGAGTGCCGTACAAATTGGCGCTGCCGAAGGAGCCTCGCGCGCTCCTAggcagcagaaaaagaaggacaGATGGAAGTCAACAAAAGAGCTTGAGGCTAAGGAACAAGATTTTTTTGCTACTTCTCGCCGGTTTGATTATGATTTGGATGAAGAGTTTGATGTTGAGGATGACGATGGTGCAGGACGGGCCCGCCGTCGGCGGAAGGAGCgtaagaaagagaaggaAGCACAGCGGCGCGCACAAAAGGATAACAACACTCCTACCCCTATATATCTCCCAGAATTCATAAGCGTTGCCAACCTTGCCAATGCATTGTCAGTGCGACCTTCGACGTTCTTGGAATCGTTGCAGGAGCTTGGTTTTGAGGAAGCGACTTTCGACCACGTCCTTGATGCCGAAACAGCAGGTCTTATTGCTGCTGAATACAACTATGAACCTATATTTGAGACTAATGACAATGATTTGGTGGCTCAGCCCATTCCGGAGGACACGTCGCATTGGCCGTCACGACCTCCCGTTGTTACGATCATGGGACACGTTGATCATGGCAAGACTACAATTTTGGACTGGCTGCGAAAATCTTCTGTTGCAGCGTCAGAGCATGGAGGAATTACCCAGCATATCGGTGCATTCTCTGTGATGATGCCTTCAGGCAAGCAGATCACTTTCTTAGACACTCCAGGTCACGCAGCCTTCCTTGAAATGCGAAAACGTGGTGCAGATGTTACCGATATCGTTATCCTTGTTGTCGCCGCAGACGATAGCGTCAAGCCTCAAACCATCGAAGCTATCAAGCATGCTAAACAAGCAAATGTCCCAATGATCGTGGCAATAAATAAAGTTGACAAGGACAATGTCAATATCGAAAGAGTGAAACAAGACCTTGCTCGACACAATGTGAGCGTTGAAGACTATGGTGGAGATGTACAAGCCGTGTGTGTTAGTGGCAAAACAGGACAAGGCATGCTGGAATTGGAAGAAGCAGCAGTAACGCTGTCCGAAATGCTTGATCTTCGAGCTGACCATGAAAACAATGTTGAAGGTTGGGTTATCGAGGCAACTACCAAGCCGGGAGGAAGGGTGGCCACGGTACTAGTCCGGCGAGGCACTCTCAGACCTGGCGATGTCATTGTTGCTGGAACTGCATGGGCTCGAATCCGTACCTTAAAGAATGAAGCTGGTGTAGAAGTCAAGGATGCCCCGCCAGGAACCCCCGTCGAGGTAGATGGCTGGAGAGAACAACCACTGGCTGGGAATGAAGTTCTTCAAGCTACAAGTGAGCAAATAGCAAAGGATGTTGTCCAGCTAAGACTTGAGAAGGAAGAAAATAAACAGCTGAGTGGCGATATGGAAGCCATCAACGAAGCCCGCCGCGAACGCCGTCAACGAGCAGCGGGGGCATCGCAAGAAGAATCGAATGACGAACTTGCGGAGGGCTCAGATGATAGTGCGACATCTGGTTCAAAGGGTATCCCTTTCATCATTAAATCTGATGTCTCGGGTTCTGCTGAAGCCATAGTCAATTCTGTCTCCGCCATTGGAAATAACGAGGTCTACGCCAATGTCCTGCGTTCTACCGTTGGCCAAGTATCAGAGTTTGATATTGAGCATGCCGCTGCTGCAAACGCACACATTATATCATTCAATCAAATCGTTGATCCACAACAATCTCGGCTTGCAGAATCCAAAGGCGTCAAGATTCTGGATCATAGAGTCATATACGAGTTGATTGATGACGTTAAGGCGAAACTGAGCGAACATTTACCTCCCAACCTAGTACAGCGTGTATCTGGAGAAGCAGAAATTGGCCAGATTTTTGAGATTACGCTTAAGGGACGACTAAAAACCTCGATCGCGGGATGCAAGGTAAAAAATGGTGTGATTACACGTGCACACAAGGTCCGAGTATTCCGGGGCAAAAATAAGGATGTTGTTTATGATG GAACTATCTCGTCTCTTAAAAATGTAAAGAAGGATGTGACCGAAATGCGGAAGGGCACAGAGTGCGGTATGGCATTTGAGAACTGGACCGAATTCCAAGTGGGCGATCAAGTCCAGACATACGATGAGATACGTGAGAAGAGACATCTTTGA
- the MRP4 gene encoding mitochondrial 37S ribosomal protein uS2m (EggNog:ENOG410PFVK~COG:J~BUSCO:10134at33183) produces MIIRQLCRRQGRALFGAVRPSFQSRYHSTETETVAQISQSTDPIQAVQPKALAEEQPALSEQFRNLTARRVRFNELGSQVKSAYEPENLLRNPPGPSDITLELLLASQSHLGHATSLWNPRNSSYIFGIRDGIHIISLEVTAAYLRRAAKVVEEVARRGGLILFVGTRKGQRRAVVRAAELAQGYHVFERWVPGSITNGQQILGHCELKVVDEFDNELPRYKENVSEQPVLRPDLVVCLNPIENEPLLTECRAYNIPTIGIIDTDADALMVTYPIPANDDSLRSVAVIAGVLGRAGEAGQKARLQQSRTGKLPYERVSMKKLMPDSEGSS; encoded by the exons ATGATAATAAGACAATTGTGTAGACGACAGG GCCGAGCACTGTTCGGTGCTGTTCGCCCGTCTTTTCAATCCCGCTACCATTCGACAGAAACAGAGACAGTGGCTCAGATTTCCCAGTCTACGGACCCAATTCAAGCAGTACAACCTAAGGCATTGGCAGAAGAGCAGCCCGCTCTCTCTGAACAGTTCCGAAATCTAACGGCGCGGC GCGTTCGATTCAACGAACTTGGCTCACAGGTCAAGAGCGCTTATGAACCTGAAAATTTACTGCGCAACCCCCCAGGACCTTCTGACATTACCCTTGAACTCCTTCTAGCCTCCCAATCTCACCTCGGCCACGCCACTTCCCTCTGGAACCCCCGAAACTCGAGCTACATCTTCGGTATCCGTGATGGGATTCACATCATTTCTCTCGAAGTCACCGCTGCATATCTGCGACGAGCGGCAAAAGTCGTCGAGGAGGTAGCCAGGCGCGGAGGATTGATCTTATTTGTTGGCACTAGAAAGGGCCAGCGGCGAGCAGTGGTGCGCGCGGCAGAATTGGCTCAGGGGTATCACGTGTTTGAGCGCTGGGTTCCCGGAAGCATCACGAACGGCCAGCAGATCCTGGGCCACTGTGAGCTGAAGGTGGTAGACGAGTTCGACAACGAGTTGCCTAGATACAAGGAGAATGTCTCAGAACAGCCAGTTTTGAGGCCGGATCTGGTTGTCTGCTTGAATCCAATAGAGAACGAGCCGTTGTTGACGGAGTGCCGGGCGTATAATATCCCAACCATTGGCATTATAGATACAGATGCCGATGCCTTGATGGTTACATATCCTATTCCAGCAAATGACGATAGTTTGCGATCTGTCGCTGTCATTGCGGGTGTCTTGGGCAGAGCTGGCGAAGCAGGACAGAAGGCGAGATTACAGCAATCACGGACGGGCAAGTTGCCGTATGAGCGCGTGTCAATGAAGAAGCTCATGCCGGACTCAGAGGGATCCAGTTGA